A genomic window from Flavobacterium azooxidireducens includes:
- a CDS encoding BamA/TamA family outer membrane protein — MNFFSINSVSKPLLQRIILVFFIGLLTACTSYKTQMGSQATSFYSNQTLDTTTIVYSVFLTGNAANTQNDGATPSLSNFKKRLEKASKNSTTLFLGDNIFPLNGFNQNKTKAEEKITSQLNLTEKFKGKVFFIPGKSDWGNSTSSILAQENFISKYKKKESKLIPQNACGIEFISLSNEVELVAIDSQWFLEDWNEHTEINKGCSIKTREQFFDELDSHLLENQEKTILLAIHHPLLSNGIYGGQYSLDEQLFPFDTKIPLPIAGSFYNLFRKASGYKTEDLQHASYREMADRIKATVQKYNHVVVVSGHEQNLQYINKDGIQQIISGSGAHFSAARAVNPKDFSYGGYGYAVVDVYENGASTVSYYTTSNRKEVLLFKQKIREPELNIKHQNYPKQFDPTIKRSIFGKPVSRKSDVYQFLWGKHYKGYYKQEIALRTVGLDTLYGGLKPIGLDNEGTTNSLLLKDKNGKEFVMTPLEKDASSFFKSLAYKNEKQKNQADNALSEDFLRDYFTTIHPFTPLVISGLSKAIGVSSTQPKLFFVPNQNSLGNYNENFGGNLYLISEKINSSQKSLSTFGKPSSIIDTDEMLHNIRTDKNHVVDKENYIRARLFDMLIGDGDRQEKNWRWGVHQEKGKTIYRPIPLNRDQAFAKYDGAFLWLLKSIPAMGQMHSYSYNHKKTKEFNKQAYALDLALLSDIDEKAWEKQAKFIQDNLTNDIINKAFLQLPYELQDETTSKLKLYLRNRLKKLNQTAQHYQKLLDKKTLIVGTMQDDVFVINRLSNGKTSVVVYNGKKVPANIVYEKTFTKKQTKEIWLFGLEGKDEFSMEGKEFSNVKIRLIGGLNQDSYVIENGKKVKIHDFKSNNILNVDKKTTVLLSNDYETNTYNYKKPNFDEFTGVPLVGYNPDDGIRLGVRLDFTKKGYLGNPFSQKHTADLNYYFATKGYELGYSGIVKKAFSFFDLVIDAQATSSNFVQNFFGFGNATNNDADEFDFNRVRIASYKVSPGLVWQKTKSSSFTGRVNFEAYKVEDTPERFISTGVVDERVFDYQNFAGVGLEYQFKNYDNHFIPSLGMGFQVLGKWNANLGDFSRQVPSAEAAVNFVFRLTPDAQWILETTIKGKSLFSSDYEFYQAANLGGDNDLRGFRDNRFSGKTAAFQGTDLRYAIGQIKNPFAPVNYGAFVGFDYGRVWFPGESTSKWHQSTGFGLWLNSSNMISSTLSYFHSSDGGRIAFGMKFNF; from the coding sequence ATGAATTTTTTCAGCATAAATTCTGTTTCAAAGCCACTTCTCCAACGAATTATTCTTGTGTTTTTTATTGGATTATTAACCGCTTGCACTTCCTACAAAACCCAAATGGGAAGTCAGGCAACATCTTTTTACAGTAATCAAACACTTGATACAACCACCATTGTTTATTCGGTTTTTTTAACGGGAAACGCAGCTAATACTCAAAATGATGGAGCGACTCCTTCCCTATCCAATTTTAAAAAAAGATTGGAAAAAGCTTCAAAAAATAGTACGACTCTTTTTTTAGGCGATAATATTTTTCCGTTAAACGGATTCAATCAAAACAAAACAAAAGCGGAAGAAAAAATCACGTCTCAATTAAATTTAACCGAAAAATTCAAAGGAAAAGTATTTTTTATTCCCGGCAAAAGCGATTGGGGAAATTCGACTTCTTCCATTTTGGCTCAAGAAAATTTTATTTCAAAATATAAGAAAAAGGAAAGCAAACTAATTCCTCAAAATGCATGCGGAATCGAATTTATTTCGTTGAGTAATGAAGTTGAATTGGTTGCCATCGACTCGCAATGGTTTTTGGAAGATTGGAATGAGCACACCGAAATCAACAAAGGATGTAGCATTAAAACCCGTGAACAATTTTTTGATGAACTCGACAGTCATCTTTTGGAAAATCAAGAAAAAACAATTCTCTTAGCCATTCATCACCCACTTTTGAGTAACGGAATTTATGGCGGTCAGTATTCCTTGGACGAACAACTTTTTCCGTTTGATACTAAAATTCCGCTTCCAATTGCCGGAAGTTTTTATAACCTTTTCCGAAAAGCAAGCGGCTATAAAACCGAGGATTTGCAACATGCTTCCTATCGCGAAATGGCCGATAGAATAAAAGCCACCGTTCAAAAATACAATCATGTTGTCGTAGTTTCCGGTCATGAACAAAACTTGCAGTACATCAACAAAGACGGAATTCAGCAAATCATAAGTGGTTCCGGTGCTCATTTTTCAGCAGCAAGAGCAGTTAACCCAAAAGATTTTAGCTATGGAGGCTATGGCTATGCCGTGGTAGATGTGTATGAAAACGGAGCTTCAACCGTTTCTTATTACACTACTTCCAACCGAAAAGAAGTGTTACTTTTTAAACAAAAAATTAGAGAACCGGAGCTAAACATCAAACATCAAAATTATCCTAAACAATTTGACCCTACAATAAAAAGATCTATTTTCGGAAAGCCGGTTAGTCGAAAAAGCGACGTTTATCAATTTCTTTGGGGAAAACATTACAAAGGCTATTATAAACAAGAAATTGCATTAAGAACTGTTGGTTTAGACACGCTTTATGGCGGTTTAAAACCAATCGGTTTGGATAATGAAGGAACAACAAATTCCCTTTTGTTAAAAGATAAAAACGGAAAAGAATTTGTAATGACTCCGCTCGAAAAAGATGCTTCTTCGTTTTTTAAATCGTTAGCTTATAAAAATGAAAAACAAAAAAACCAGGCCGATAATGCTCTTTCAGAAGATTTTTTGAGGGATTATTTTACAACTATTCATCCGTTTACGCCGTTAGTTATTTCAGGACTTTCTAAGGCGATTGGCGTTAGTTCAACTCAACCGAAATTATTTTTTGTTCCTAATCAAAATAGCTTAGGCAATTACAACGAAAATTTTGGTGGTAATTTATATTTGATTTCAGAGAAAATAAATTCTTCTCAAAAAAGCCTTTCTACTTTCGGAAAACCGTCTTCGATTATTGATACGGATGAAATGCTTCACAACATTAGAACCGATAAAAATCATGTGGTTGACAAAGAAAATTATATCCGAGCTCGTCTTTTTGATATGCTCATCGGCGATGGTGATAGACAGGAAAAAAATTGGCGATGGGGCGTTCATCAAGAAAAAGGAAAAACAATTTATCGCCCGATACCGTTGAATCGCGACCAAGCTTTTGCCAAATACGACGGAGCCTTTTTATGGCTTTTGAAAAGTATTCCGGCCATGGGACAAATGCATTCCTACTCTTATAATCACAAAAAAACCAAAGAATTCAACAAACAAGCGTATGCTTTGGACTTAGCTCTTTTATCGGATATTGATGAAAAAGCATGGGAAAAACAGGCAAAATTTATTCAAGACAATTTAACCAACGATATCATTAATAAAGCATTTTTACAATTGCCTTATGAATTGCAGGACGAAACGACTTCCAAACTGAAATTGTATTTGAGAAATCGTCTCAAAAAATTAAATCAAACCGCTCAACATTATCAAAAGTTATTAGACAAAAAAACGTTGATTGTTGGAACAATGCAAGATGATGTTTTTGTGATTAATCGTTTATCCAACGGCAAAACTTCTGTTGTGGTTTATAATGGGAAAAAAGTACCCGCCAACATTGTGTATGAAAAAACATTTACCAAAAAACAAACCAAAGAAATATGGCTTTTTGGCTTAGAAGGAAAAGACGAATTTAGTATGGAAGGAAAAGAATTCAGCAACGTCAAGATTAGATTAATTGGTGGTTTGAATCAAGATTCGTATGTGATTGAAAACGGTAAAAAAGTCAAAATCCATGATTTCAAATCAAATAATATATTGAATGTAGATAAGAAAACAACTGTCTTACTTTCAAACGATTATGAAACAAACACCTACAATTATAAAAAACCAAATTTTGATGAATTTACCGGAGTTCCTTTAGTTGGCTATAACCCTGATGACGGCATTCGATTAGGCGTTCGATTAGATTTTACCAAAAAAGGATATTTAGGCAATCCGTTTTCACAAAAACACACAGCCGATCTCAACTATTATTTTGCTACCAAAGGCTATGAATTAGGTTATTCCGGAATTGTAAAAAAAGCATTTTCCTTTTTTGATTTGGTAATTGATGCTCAAGCGACCAGCTCTAATTTTGTACAAAACTTTTTTGGTTTTGGAAACGCCACCAACAATGATGCTGATGAATTTGATTTCAATCGGGTTCGGATTGCTTCCTACAAAGTGAGTCCCGGATTGGTATGGCAAAAAACCAAAAGTTCCAGTTTTACTGGTCGTGTAAATTTTGAAGCCTACAAAGTGGAAGACACACCCGAACGATTTATTTCAACCGGAGTTGTAGATGAACGTGTTTTTGATTATCAAAATTTTGCCGGTGTTGGATTAGAATATCAATTCAAAAATTATGACAATCATTTTATTCCTTCGTTGGGAATGGGCTTTCAGGTTTTAGGAAAATGGAATGCAAATTTGGGTGATTTTTCAAGACAAGTTCCTTCGGCCGAAGCTGCTGTAAACTTTGTATTCCGATTGACACCGGATGCTCAATGGATTTTGGAAACTACCATAAAAGGAAAATCACTTTTTAGTTCTGATTACGAATTTTATCAAGCGGCTAATTTGGGTGGCGATAATGATTTACGAGGATTTAGAGACAATCGCTTTTCCGGAAAAACAGCTGCTTTTCAAGGAACCGATTTGCGGTATGCAATCGGACAAATTAAAAACCCATTTGCTCCTGTAAATTATGGTGCTTTTGTTGGATTTGATTATGGAAGAGTTTGGTTTCCTGGCGAAAGCACTTCAAAGTGGCATCAATCAACCGGGTTTGGATTGTGGTTAAATAGCAGTAACATGATTTCTTCTACACTTTCGTATTTTCATTCGAGTGATGGAGGTAGGATTGCGTTTGGGATGAAATTTAATTTTTAG
- a CDS encoding alpha-amylase family glycosyl hydrolase — protein sequence MKQFFSTLILCCMIVGCSPKKETVQVQTPFVWEGANLYFLLIDRFNNGNPENDSIIRRDKETGVLRNFMGGDIKGITQKIDEGYFSDLGINAIWMTPVVEQIHGSVDEGTGNSYGFHGYWTKDWTAIDPSFGSKDDLKELVEKAHAKGIRIVLDAVINHTGPVTDLDPVWPESWVRTGPKCSYDTYQNYIDCTLVENLPDIKTESNEDVELPPALVEKWKKEGRYEQEVAELDEFFKRTGYPRAPKYYIMKWLSDYITDYGIDGYRVDTVKHTTEDVWADFEKVCKDAFTQYKKDNPAKVLDDNEFFIVGEVYGYGISGKQLYNFGDKKVNYFENGFGSLINFDFKGDANKPYEELFNTYSSVLSSDLKGLSVMNYVSSHDDGWPFDKKREKAFDAGTKLLLTPGISQVYYGDETARSLEIEGTEGDATLRSFMNWEDIKTNENTKNVLTHFQKIGQFRKNHPAIGAGIHKEISKAPFYTFSRTFTKGDFTDKVVIGLELPFGKKEINVSSIFEDGTEVHDAFSGISTIVKDGKVIIDSQMGIVLLERK from the coding sequence ATGAAACAATTCTTTTCCACACTAATCTTATGTTGTATGATTGTAGGATGTTCACCAAAAAAAGAAACCGTTCAAGTGCAAACACCTTTTGTTTGGGAAGGTGCCAATTTGTACTTCCTACTTATCGACCGATTTAACAACGGAAATCCTGAAAATGACTCAATCATTCGAAGAGATAAAGAAACCGGCGTTCTCCGTAATTTTATGGGTGGCGATATCAAAGGGATTACGCAAAAAATCGATGAAGGCTATTTTAGCGATTTGGGAATTAATGCCATTTGGATGACACCTGTTGTAGAACAAATTCACGGATCAGTGGATGAAGGAACAGGAAATTCGTATGGTTTCCACGGCTACTGGACTAAAGATTGGACAGCAATCGACCCAAGTTTTGGATCAAAAGATGATTTGAAAGAATTGGTTGAAAAAGCTCATGCCAAAGGAATCCGAATTGTGTTGGATGCCGTGATTAATCATACCGGACCAGTAACTGATTTAGATCCCGTTTGGCCGGAAAGTTGGGTGCGAACCGGACCGAAATGTTCGTATGACACCTATCAAAATTACATTGATTGTACGCTAGTTGAAAACCTTCCGGACATTAAAACAGAAAGCAATGAAGATGTGGAATTACCTCCAGCTTTAGTTGAAAAATGGAAAAAAGAAGGTCGTTATGAGCAAGAAGTAGCCGAGTTAGATGAATTTTTCAAGCGAACAGGTTATCCAAGAGCTCCGAAATATTATATCATGAAATGGTTGTCCGATTACATCACCGATTATGGAATTGATGGTTATCGAGTGGATACAGTAAAACACACCACCGAAGATGTTTGGGCTGATTTTGAAAAAGTGTGTAAAGACGCTTTTACACAATACAAAAAAGACAATCCTGCTAAAGTGTTGGACGATAATGAATTTTTTATCGTAGGTGAAGTGTACGGTTACGGCATCAGTGGCAAGCAACTTTACAATTTTGGCGACAAAAAAGTAAACTATTTTGAAAACGGATTTGGGTCACTCATCAATTTTGATTTTAAAGGCGATGCCAATAAACCGTACGAAGAACTTTTCAATACTTATTCTTCGGTTTTAAGTTCCGATTTAAAAGGGTTGAGTGTGATGAATTATGTTTCATCCCACGATGATGGTTGGCCATTTGACAAGAAAAGAGAAAAAGCCTTCGATGCCGGCACAAAATTATTATTAACACCCGGAATTTCGCAAGTGTATTATGGCGATGAAACAGCTCGTTCGTTAGAAATTGAAGGAACCGAAGGTGATGCTACCTTGCGTTCGTTTATGAATTGGGAAGATATTAAAACCAATGAAAACACCAAAAACGTATTGACACACTTTCAAAAAATTGGTCAATTCCGAAAAAATCATCCGGCGATTGGAGCAGGAATTCATAAAGAAATTTCAAAAGCTCCGTTTTATACTTTTAGCAGAACATTTACAAAAGGAGATTTTACCGATAAAGTGGTAATTGGTTTGGAATTGCCTTTCGGAAAAAAAGAAATTAATGTCTCATCCATTTTTGAAGATGGAACAGAAGTTCACGATGCTTTTTCCGGAATTTCAACTATTGTAAAAGATGGAAAAGTGATAATTGATAGTCAAATGGGAATTGTATTATTGGAGAGAAAATAA
- a CDS encoding glycoside hydrolase family 31 protein, translated as MKKLFLLLLLSTIGFAQNVNRKYISHQLNENVLEVKTSDGMYFLQLYNDKIVETTFVPNGEKFNPNSHAVVLKPDNNGFEFKQSTDYLEIKTNNLEVQIAKSPFKISYYKKGELLLSEKLGYFKRKHEPLERVKGNIVYDSTEVIQFNINATEKLYGGGARVLGMNRRGNRLALYNRADYGYETHSELMNFTIPIVISSQKYMVHFDNAPIGYLDLDSKKENVLEYESISGRKTYQVIVGNTWEDLIYNYTELTGRQPLPPRWALGNFSSRFGYHSEAEARRTIKKFQDEKIPVDAIILDLYWFGKELQGTMGNLEVYRDSFPTFEKMVDDFSKMGIKTIPITEPFILTTSKKWQEAVEKKIIATDSVGNPFTYDFYFGNTGIIDIFKPTGKNWFWDIYRDLANKGVSGVWGDLGEPEVFPAAANTFGGTADEVHNIYGHNWAKLVFEGYRNDFPTQRPFILMRSGYSGSQRYGMIPWSGDVNRTWGGLSGQVEISLQMGMQGLAYMHSDLGGFAGANLDDELYVRWLQYGVFNPIFRPHAQSDVASEPIFRSDWAKNLAKQAIELRYQMLPYNYSLAYENSKTGKPLMRPLFFEEPENEALLTKSDGYLWGKDFLIYPIMEAKQSTKEVYFPKNGNWIDFYSNKKYVGGSTEKINVTENHIPTFVRSGVLIPMTKVVQTSNNYLNSNLDLHLYFDEKVTSSERQFYFDEGNNSTENNPELLTCETEISEKELLLSIKSNSLKSKGKAGKFHIYQLNKKPKSIIINDKKMKFQYDKKSKKLEFDYLLSTNNMNIKIKL; from the coding sequence ATGAAAAAACTCTTTCTTCTATTATTACTTTCAACAATTGGATTTGCTCAAAATGTAAATCGAAAATACATTTCCCATCAATTAAATGAAAACGTTTTGGAAGTAAAAACTTCCGATGGAATGTATTTTCTTCAATTATATAATGATAAAATTGTTGAAACTACTTTCGTTCCAAACGGAGAAAAATTCAATCCAAATTCGCACGCTGTTGTTTTAAAACCGGACAATAATGGTTTTGAATTTAAACAATCAACGGATTATTTAGAAATTAAAACTAATAATTTAGAAGTTCAAATTGCAAAATCTCCTTTTAAAATTTCATATTACAAAAAAGGTGAATTACTTCTTTCCGAAAAATTAGGTTATTTCAAACGCAAACACGAACCACTCGAAAGAGTAAAAGGGAATATTGTATATGATTCAACCGAAGTCATTCAATTCAACATCAATGCAACCGAAAAATTGTATGGTGGTGGAGCAAGAGTTTTAGGAATGAACCGTCGTGGCAACCGATTGGCTCTTTACAACCGAGCCGATTATGGTTACGAAACCCATTCAGAATTGATGAATTTTACGATTCCAATCGTCATATCTTCGCAAAAATATATGGTTCATTTTGATAATGCTCCGATTGGTTATTTGGATTTGGATAGTAAAAAAGAGAATGTGTTGGAATACGAAAGCATTTCCGGCAGAAAAACCTATCAAGTGATTGTGGGCAATACTTGGGAAGATTTAATTTACAATTACACCGAATTAACCGGAAGACAGCCGTTACCTCCTCGTTGGGCTTTAGGCAATTTCTCCTCACGTTTTGGCTATCACTCCGAAGCGGAAGCTAGAAGAACCATCAAGAAATTTCAAGACGAAAAAATTCCGGTAGATGCGATAATCTTAGATCTTTATTGGTTTGGAAAAGAATTGCAAGGCACGATGGGCAATTTGGAAGTGTATCGAGACAGTTTCCCAACTTTTGAAAAAATGGTGGATGATTTTTCTAAAATGGGAATCAAAACCATTCCGATTACAGAACCATTTATTTTAACAACTTCTAAGAAGTGGCAAGAAGCCGTTGAGAAAAAAATTATCGCAACAGATTCCGTTGGAAATCCTTTTACCTATGATTTTTATTTTGGAAACACCGGTATCATTGACATTTTTAAACCAACAGGAAAAAATTGGTTTTGGGATATTTACCGAGATTTAGCCAACAAAGGTGTAAGTGGCGTTTGGGGCGATTTGGGTGAACCCGAAGTTTTTCCCGCAGCAGCAAATACATTTGGCGGAACCGCTGATGAAGTACACAATATTTACGGACACAACTGGGCAAAATTAGTTTTTGAAGGCTATCGCAACGATTTTCCAACGCAAAGACCTTTTATATTGATGCGTTCCGGTTATTCGGGTTCGCAGCGTTATGGAATGATTCCGTGGAGTGGCGATGTGAACAGAACTTGGGGTGGATTATCAGGTCAAGTGGAAATTTCATTACAAATGGGAATGCAAGGTTTGGCCTACATGCATTCTGATTTGGGGGGCTTTGCGGGGGCAAATTTAGATGACGAATTATATGTACGTTGGTTGCAATACGGTGTTTTCAATCCGATCTTTCGTCCGCATGCACAATCGGATGTAGCTTCTGAACCGATTTTCAGAAGTGATTGGGCGAAAAACTTAGCAAAACAAGCGATTGAATTGCGTTATCAAATGCTTCCTTACAATTATAGTTTGGCTTATGAAAATTCGAAAACCGGAAAACCTTTAATGCGTCCGCTGTTTTTTGAAGAACCTGAAAATGAAGCATTATTGACTAAATCCGATGGCTATTTATGGGGAAAAGATTTTCTGATTTATCCGATTATGGAAGCGAAACAATCAACGAAGGAAGTTTATTTTCCTAAAAATGGAAATTGGATAGATTTTTATTCGAATAAAAAATACGTCGGTGGTTCAACCGAAAAAATAAATGTAACCGAAAATCATATTCCAACTTTTGTGCGAAGTGGCGTTTTGATTCCGATGACAAAAGTTGTGCAAACAAGCAACAATTATCTAAATTCAAACTTAGATTTACATCTTTATTTTGATGAAAAAGTAACTTCAAGCGAACGCCAATTTTATTTTGACGAAGGAAATAATTCAACTGAAAATAATCCTGAACTGCTGACTTGCGAAACAGAAATATCAGAAAAAGAACTTCTTCTTTCGATAAAAAGTAATTCATTAAAATCAAAAGGAAAAGCAGGTAAATTTCATATTTATCAGTTGAATAAAAAACCGAAATCCATCATCATCAATGATAAAAAAATGAAATTTCAATACGATAAAAAATCAAAAAAATTGGAATTTGATTATTTGCTAAGCACTAATAACATGAACATAAAAATTAAATTATAA
- a CDS encoding glycoside hydrolase family 13 protein, protein MKKISLLLFCLAFSFLSAQVNRIEPPNWWTGFKNENLQLLVHHPNIGNATPKISYDGVSIIKVHKAKSPNYLFIDVKIDKSTKPGKFNIVFESEKGKKITQSYELKPKSKPSEDFIGFNSSDAIYLITPDRFANGNEANDVVKSMQETTLDRTHDYKRHGGDIQGITDHIDYIKNLGFTAIWPTPVLTNDMKGGSYHGYAMTDFYQVDPRFGTLTDYKNLSEKLHQNGMKLIMDQVANHCGSEHWWMKDLPFSDWVNYQELFEKEKKYVTSNHRRTSNQDLYASEKDKKEMADGWFVSSMPDLNQRNPFLAKYIIQNSIWWIETLHLSGIRQDTYPYPDKVFMSNWAGEIMNEYPNFNIVGEEWSSNPLLIGYWQKGANNKDGYESNLRSTMDFAMQTLIPQAIKETESWDKGLAKIYDGLANDFHYASPKDIMIFPDNHDMDRIFTQMEENVENTKMALATYLVLPRIPQLYYGTEILMQNTAKPGDHGLIRTDFPGGWKGDKVNAFTGDGLSSEKKDMQSYLTKILNYRKNSKAIHDGKTIHFAPNNGVYTLFRMLNDEIVVLILNKNESAKVDLSTYKELGFEGKKMKNILTGEEIIWDKELTINKKGAYLFTTKMN, encoded by the coding sequence ATGAAAAAAATTTCATTACTTCTGTTTTGTCTCGCATTTTCATTTTTATCTGCTCAAGTCAATCGAATTGAACCACCTAACTGGTGGACAGGATTTAAAAATGAAAACCTGCAATTGCTCGTGCATCATCCGAACATCGGAAATGCAACACCAAAAATTTCATACGATGGTGTTTCAATCATCAAAGTTCACAAAGCTAAAAGTCCGAACTACTTATTTATCGATGTTAAAATTGATAAATCTACAAAACCGGGAAAATTCAATATTGTTTTTGAATCAGAAAAAGGCAAAAAAATCACACAATCGTACGAATTAAAACCAAAATCTAAACCTTCAGAAGATTTCATCGGTTTCAATAGTTCTGATGCCATTTACCTCATCACTCCTGATCGTTTTGCCAACGGAAATGAAGCGAATGATGTCGTAAAATCGATGCAAGAAACTACGTTAGACAGAACCCACGATTACAAACGTCACGGCGGCGATATTCAAGGGATTACAGACCATATTGATTACATCAAAAACTTAGGATTTACCGCTATTTGGCCAACTCCGGTTTTGACAAATGATATGAAAGGTGGTTCGTATCACGGCTATGCGATGACCGATTTTTATCAAGTAGATCCACGATTTGGAACTTTAACTGATTATAAAAATCTATCCGAAAAACTTCATCAAAATGGTATGAAACTCATTATGGATCAAGTGGCCAATCATTGCGGTAGCGAACACTGGTGGATGAAAGATTTACCTTTTTCAGATTGGGTAAATTATCAAGAACTGTTTGAAAAAGAAAAAAAATACGTCACTTCCAATCACCGAAGAACAAGCAACCAAGATTTGTATGCTTCCGAAAAAGACAAAAAAGAAATGGCCGATGGTTGGTTTGTTTCTTCAATGCCCGATTTGAATCAACGTAATCCGTTTTTGGCAAAATACATCATCCAAAACAGCATTTGGTGGATTGAAACACTTCATTTGAGCGGTATCCGTCAAGACACTTATCCATATCCTGACAAAGTTTTTATGTCGAATTGGGCTGGCGAAATTATGAATGAATATCCTAATTTTAATATTGTTGGAGAAGAATGGAGTTCGAATCCGTTGCTCATTGGCTATTGGCAAAAAGGAGCAAATAATAAAGACGGTTACGAATCGAATTTGCGTTCAACGATGGATTTTGCAATGCAAACACTCATTCCGCAAGCCATTAAAGAAACAGAAAGTTGGGACAAAGGTTTGGCGAAAATTTACGATGGTTTAGCCAACGATTTTCATTATGCTTCGCCAAAAGACATTATGATTTTTCCGGATAATCACGATATGGACCGCATTTTTACACAAATGGAGGAAAATGTTGAAAACACAAAAATGGCTTTGGCTACTTATTTAGTTTTACCAAGAATTCCACAGTTGTATTATGGAACAGAAATTCTAATGCAAAACACGGCAAAACCAGGTGATCACGGCTTAATCCGAACAGATTTTCCGGGTGGATGGAAAGGTGATAAAGTAAATGCTTTTACTGGCGATGGACTTTCTTCAGAAAAAAAAGATATGCAAAGCTATTTGACTAAAATTTTAAATTATAGAAAAAACAGTAAAGCTATTCACGACGGAAAAACGATTCATTTTGCACCAAATAATGGCGTTTATACCTTATTTAGAATGTTGAATGATGAAATTGTTGTTTTAATTTTAAATAAAAATGAATCTGCAAAAGTTGATCTTTCTACATATAAAGAATTAGGTTTTGAAGGTAAAAAAATGAAAAATATCTTAACCGGAGAAGAAATTATTTGGGATAAAGAATTGACTATAAACAAAAAAGGAGCCTATCTTTTTACGACAAAAATGAATTAA